The following proteins are co-located in the Stigmatella aurantiaca genome:
- a CDS encoding Glu/Leu/Phe/Val family dehydrogenase, with translation MASEENFMRAPARSPKRTVYTEAMEIFDRAADLIGLDKRVRLELEEPDYEHIFYVTTKLKDRLVPLSAQESKDFSDLSVTQVRNPEGLERLADGKIILNGRALLGSDVAIRRGHLRLPDGGVYQLVPGESQRFKAYRVQHNQARGPYKGGIRYHREVSLDLFKALAAEMTWKTAISEVPFGGGKGGIQIDPRQYGKEELENITLRFMYKLKNLIGPNIDIPAPDVGTNGEIMALMYRQYSDGERERHHLRGIVTGKDVRIGGSEGRAKATGQGVAFCIEDYYADRGESVKGKTFLLQGFGNVGSHGAAILSNMGARLLAVNDADGTIFNGDGIDVTALTAYVQDPKNLKRSVLGFPGAQRIEKKDLWDIPADILFPAALGGEITAEVAERLKVKLIAEGANGPTTPDADRVLLKRGIDLIPDIIANAGGVTVSYYEWIQNKRMERWSEAEVDQRLERAMKRNYRIIRDISRNQPRKTEMHDSRAYCIGKTVDPRCAAMILALKRIEAHYLLEGFSQ, from the coding sequence ATGGCCAGCGAAGAGAACTTCATGCGCGCCCCGGCCCGTTCCCCCAAGCGCACCGTCTACACGGAGGCGATGGAGATCTTCGACCGCGCCGCCGATCTCATCGGCCTCGACAAGCGCGTCCGGTTGGAGCTCGAAGAGCCCGACTACGAGCACATCTTCTACGTCACCACCAAGCTGAAGGACCGCCTCGTCCCCCTTTCCGCCCAGGAGAGCAAGGACTTCTCGGACCTGTCCGTCACCCAGGTGCGCAATCCCGAGGGCCTGGAGCGCCTGGCCGATGGGAAGATCATCCTCAACGGCCGCGCCCTGCTGGGCTCGGACGTGGCCATCCGCCGGGGCCACCTGCGGCTGCCCGATGGCGGCGTGTACCAGCTGGTGCCCGGCGAGTCCCAGCGCTTCAAGGCCTACCGCGTTCAGCACAACCAGGCCCGTGGCCCCTATAAAGGAGGAATCCGCTACCACCGCGAGGTGTCGCTGGACCTGTTCAAGGCCCTGGCGGCGGAGATGACGTGGAAGACGGCCATCTCCGAGGTTCCCTTCGGCGGCGGCAAGGGCGGCATCCAGATCGATCCGCGCCAGTACGGCAAGGAGGAGCTGGAGAACATCACCCTGCGCTTCATGTACAAGCTCAAGAACCTCATTGGGCCCAACATCGACATCCCCGCCCCGGACGTGGGCACCAACGGGGAGATCATGGCGCTCATGTACCGCCAGTACTCGGACGGTGAGCGCGAGCGCCACCACCTGCGCGGCATCGTCACCGGCAAGGACGTGCGCATCGGCGGCTCCGAGGGCCGCGCCAAGGCCACCGGCCAGGGCGTCGCCTTCTGCATCGAGGACTACTACGCCGACCGCGGCGAGTCCGTGAAGGGGAAGACCTTCCTCCTCCAGGGCTTCGGCAACGTGGGCAGCCACGGCGCCGCCATCCTCTCCAACATGGGCGCCCGCCTCCTGGCGGTGAACGACGCCGACGGCACCATCTTCAACGGGGATGGCATTGACGTGACCGCGCTCACGGCCTACGTGCAGGACCCGAAGAACCTCAAGCGCAGCGTCCTGGGCTTCCCCGGCGCCCAGCGCATCGAGAAGAAGGACCTGTGGGACATCCCGGCGGACATCCTCTTCCCGGCCGCGCTCGGCGGGGAGATCACCGCGGAGGTGGCCGAGCGGCTCAAGGTCAAGCTCATCGCCGAGGGCGCCAACGGCCCCACCACCCCCGACGCCGACCGCGTGCTGCTCAAGCGCGGCATCGATCTCATCCCGGACATCATCGCCAACGCCGGCGGCGTGACGGTGAGCTACTACGAGTGGATCCAGAACAAGCGCATGGAGCGCTGGAGCGAGGCCGAGGTGGATCAGCGCCTCGAGCGCGCCATGAAGCGCAACTACCGCATCATCCGGGACATCTCCCGCAACCAGCCGCGCAAGACCGAGATGCATGACAGCCGCGCGTACTGCATCGGCAAGACGGTGGACCCGCGCTGCGCCGCCATGATTCTCGCGCTCAAGCGCATCGAGGCTCACTACCTCCTCGAGGGCTTCTCGCAGTAG